A genomic stretch from Mastacembelus armatus chromosome 12, fMasArm1.2, whole genome shotgun sequence includes:
- the uqcr10 gene encoding cytochrome b-c1 complex subunit 9, with product MAMANSIYNLLFRRTSTFAVTIMVGAVLFERLFDQGGDVIFEQMNRGKLWKHIKHNYENKTEE from the exons ATGGCGATGGCAAATTCCATCTACAACCTCCTCTTCAGGAGAACATCTACCTTTGCTGTAACCATCATGGTTGGAGCGGTCTTGTTTGAGCGACTATTTGACCAAGGTGGAGACGTGATTTTTGAGCAGATGAATCGCGGA AAACTATGGAAACATATCAAACACAACTACGAGAACAAAACCGAGGAATAG
- the gal3st1b gene encoding galactosylceramide sulfotransferase: protein MSGIKRKRCTPGIRWLALWVLLTNTMLLLYCVTSPTQVKTRGSQEDTCPLNMAKFLKKNVTLPSRNSNSQLVECSPTVNIMFMKTHKTASSTLLNILFRFGEKHKLKFAFPDGHNDFFYPSPFKCSQVKDYRPGVCFNILCNHMRFDHHEVSKLLPQDAVYIAILRNPVDLFESSFHYYQKTIPLTWRIKGNNKLAGFLKNPQAFYRPKAYNSFYLKNLLFFDFGFDNNLNADDPRVMRNIDFLSKRFHLVLIAEYFEESLVLLKDKLCWTMDDILYFRLNVRKDSSVARLTPELRARALEWNGADWKLYQHFNATFWAKIDAYGKERMKQELDELRRRNGEMKAICIEGGDAVEAQMIEDRRFLPWQPLGESFILGYNIKKNINPKYRAICERMVTPEIQYLSDLGVSLWVTKLWGWLNNVFTF from the exons ATGTCTGGCATCAAACGAAAGAGATGCACACCTGGAATACGCTGGCTTGCTCTCTGGGTTTTATTAACCAACACAATGCTGTTGTTGTACTGTGTGACAAGTCCGACCCAAGTAAAGACCAG GGGATCCCAAGAAGACACGTGTCCTCTCAACATGGCAAAgtttttgaagaaaaatgtgACCTTGCCTTCTAGAAACTCAAACTCCCAGTTAGTAGAGTGCTCTCCAACAGTTAACATCATGTTCATGAAGACCCATAAAACTGCTAGTAGCACTTTACTCAACATCCTCTTCAGatttggagaaaaacacaagctTAAATTCGCCTTCCCTGACGGGCACAACGACTTCTTCTACCCATCGCCTTTCAAGTGCTCCCAGGTGAAAGACTACAGGCCAGGAGTGTGTTTCAACATCCTCTGTAACCACATGCGCTTTGACCATCACGAAGTGTCCAAGCTCCTGCCTCAAGATGCCGTGTACATTGCCATCTTACGCAACCCTGTGGATCTATTTGAGTCCTCTTTTCATTACTATCAGAAAACAATTCCTCTCACCTGGAGGATcaaaggaaacaacaaactggCAGGGTTTCTAAAAAATCCTCAGGCTTTCTATAGACCAAAGGCCTACAACTCATTCTATCTTAAAAATCTGCTCTTTTTTGACTTTGGTTTTGATAACAACCTCAACGCTGATGATCCTCGTGTAATGAGGAATATTGATTTCTTATCAAAACGTTTTCATCTGGTCCTCATTGCAGAATATTTTGAGGAGTCTCTTGTTCTGCTTAAGGACAAACTGTGTTGGACCATGGATGACATTCTGTATTTTAGACTAAATGTGCGCAAGGACTCATCTGTTGCTCGACTGACCCCTGAGTTGAGAGCCAGAGCTTTAGAGTGGAATGGAGCTGACTGGAAGCTCTATCAGCACTTTAATGCTACTTTTTGGGCAAAAATAGACGCGTATGGGaaggaaagaatgaaacagGAGTTAGATGAGTTGAGGAGACGAAATGGTGAGATGAAGGCCATTTGTATTGAGGGTGGAGATGCTGTTGAAGCTCAAATGATTGAGGACAGACGGTTCCTTCCCTGGCAGCCACTTGGGGAATCTTTCATCCTTGGGTACAACATCAAGAAAAATATCAATCCCAAATACAGGGCAATTTGTGAAAGAATGGTCACACCTGAAATACAGTACTTATCAGACTTGGGTGTAAGCCTGTGGGTGACTAAACTATGGGGTTGGttaaacaatgtttttacattttga